Part of the Cloacibacterium caeni genome is shown below.
CTTCTGCTGCGAGTTCGTTGAAGTTTTTAGCATATTTATTTAAACTTTGATAAGTTTCTTCTGAACTTGCCGAAGTTGCTTTGCTTCCTTTTCTCAGTTCTTTGATGGCTGCTTCTAATGAATTTTTAGTCACTCCAAAATCTTTTAAAATTTTAGAAACTTCAGAATTTACCTCTAAAAGTGAAAGCCAAAGATGTTCTATAGTTACATATTCATCGCCCATTTTTTTGGCAATATTCGGTGCGTCTAAAAGAATTTTATTTGCTGATTGAGAAAGATAAATGTTTCCACCTTCTACTTTTGGAAGTTTTTCTAAGGTTTCACGGTTTTTTTCTCTAATAAGGTTGAGGTCTGCTTCTGATTTTTTCATTAAGAATGCAGAAATATTTTCATCTACCTGAAGAATACCTTCTAATAGATGTTGAGGCTCAATGCTTTGATGGCCAAAATCCAGCGCAATTTGTTGTGCTTTTTGAATGGCTTCTTGTGATTTTGTGGTATATTGGTTTAAGTTCATATTAATGGTTTTGATTGGTATGCTTCAAAATGTATTCTAAAGTAATTTTTAGGTCAAAATTTCCTGATTTTTGTAATTGCTTAGATTTTTTAAAGACAAAATTTCTGAATTTTATATATTATTGAGTTTGGATGTTGACATTGTTTCTGGTTTATGGTTAGGTGTTTGATAAATAAATTTCATAATTTTTATTTGTTTTATTATATAATGTTAATTTTTTTAGAAAATTTATATTGTATATTTGTGGAAAACACACACATCGATGAAAAATCTCACTTCGAGACAACAAGAAATACTTACTGTAGCTCTTGATTTGTTTTATAAAAAAGGATTTGCAGATACCTCTATGAGAGATATTGCGGAAGTGATGAATGTAAAAGCAGCATCACTTTATGCACACATTAAGTCTAAAGAAGAAATTATGGAGTGGATTAGTGATGATGTTTCTAACAGATTTATGAAGAGATATAATGACCTTAAAAATCCCAACCTATCTCCTTTAGAAAAAGTAAAAATTTTGGTTGTTAATCATCTTACAGCAATGTATAATAATGTAAAGATGTTTGATGTTTTTTTTACCAATATTTATAGATTAAAAGTTGATTTTAAAGAGCAGCATATATATTTAGATAGAATTAATTTCTATAAAGATCTTGCAGAAGAAGTCATCAGAGAATATTTACTTTCTTTGGGCTTAAAAGATGATGAAAATTTAATGTTGACGACCAAGTTCTCCCTCAATGTCCTGAATAACGTTTACCGATACATTCCCGAAGAAAATTTTGATTTAGAAAAGCATATTCGTTTTCTTCAAAATGTTTTACTCTATGGCGTGATTGGGAAAAAATAAATTTATCTTTTATTTTTCGCATAAAATATTATATTTGTTGACATCGGGTTACTTCCGAAGAAATGAATTGATATGAACCATTTTTATACATTAAAAGTAGCTAAAATTCAGAAGGTTACAGATGAAGCAGTGAAAATCACCTTCGAAATACCTTCTTCTATACAAGA
Proteins encoded:
- a CDS encoding TetR/AcrR family transcriptional regulator gives rise to the protein MKNLTSRQQEILTVALDLFYKKGFADTSMRDIAEVMNVKAASLYAHIKSKEEIMEWISDDVSNRFMKRYNDLKNPNLSPLEKVKILVVNHLTAMYNNVKMFDVFFTNIYRLKVDFKEQHIYLDRINFYKDLAEEVIREYLLSLGLKDDENLMLTTKFSLNVLNNVYRYIPEENFDLEKHIRFLQNVLLYGVIGKK
- a CDS encoding Clp protease N-terminal domain-containing protein gives rise to the protein MNLNQYTTKSQEAIQKAQQIALDFGHQSIEPQHLLEGILQVDENISAFLMKKSEADLNLIREKNRETLEKLPKVEGGNIYLSQSANKILLDAPNIAKKMGDEYVTIEHLWLSLLEVNSEVSKILKDFGVTKNSLEAAIKELRKGSKATSASSEETYQSLNKYAKNFNELAAE